The window tgcctgttttacagtacatatcttaagattaataaaatctagaacaatatttgctatctttcgtttacctgaattgtttagatggaggccatgttttgtataacagtatctctcaaaactgctgcattcaataacctgagtattccaaaaatgtttacaaattttaacaatatctgtattgaccttgtccacttcaatgtccACAtatgagtctctactcaaatcatgcctgtggggcacgttcactacaaaaacgttagtgtgggtccttccctagtgtatgtttaagttgtgatcttacattcttggcatcGTCGTGAGCTatgtcgttcgtcccaccgatgataagcactgaatcgccgctcccgaagttcctagttgcttcttctacgttttccacagcactgctgatagaagctcctggatatatttctccggttgctgctatattctcgtcgttaatcactcctgcaattccccttccttggctaatCTAATGGCTATGCATGATATTGATATAAGGCAATGGGTGTGCACAAAAGCTAGAGCGCTTGGACTGACCGATTTCAAAGCTGGATTGAAGTGGGTTTGGAATTTCAGGCAGTTCACAAGATGGCTAGTTGCACACTTCATAACTTACAAACAGGCTTGctcgcggctgtaagcttgcacccgggagatagtgggttcaaaccccactgtcgacagccctgaagattgttttccgtggtttcccattttcacaccagccaaaagcTGGGGCtgaatattaaggccacggctacttccttccgattcccaggtctttcctctcccattgtcgccataagacctatctgtgtcgatgcgacataaagaaaaaagaaaacaaaaaacaggCTCAATCGCAAGAAGAGACTGAGAAGTCATTTGGTACACTATTTAAATTCTTTttaacaacttgttttacgtcacacctacacagaaagatcttatggtgacgatgtgacagaaaagggttaggagtgggaagaaagcaaggGCACCCATGCCCGGGTtctcagggaaaagaaaaaatctgatgtagtcaggtgtttttctttcaaaaaatgaTTTAGAAGTCAGTATTATGTAGAAGTCGTAGTACAGCCCCCCACCAATAGACCGGGGACTATTGGTGGAtactggggataccgtgggtgttattctaccgtggaatacaagtcgccattcattttccaaaatatgaaaaataatacaTACCCCCAGGTCAACTGCCATATGGGCGCtcatggaaggaagcagccgtggccttaattaaggtacagccccagcatttgtctggtgtgaagatgggaaaccaagaaaaataatcttcagggctggcgatagtggggtttgaacccactatctcccgaatgcaaaactcACCTGTGTgctcctaactgtacggccaactcacttggtacatTTGGTATTGAATTCACTGACAAAAATCATTCCTAATTATTCACCAGCTGAAATTCTGAATACCAACCAATCTAGATTTAATTATGAAATTGACAGAGACCACATGTTATCTAGCATCGCTGAAAGACACATTGATTGTCAGAGTGAAGTTAGCTTCTGAAATATTGAATTTGTATAgcctactttttaattttttaaaatttttacaatttgctttatgttgcaccgactcagataggtcttatggcgacaatgggataggaaagggataggagtggggaggaagtggccatggccttaattaagatacagtcccagcatttgccttgtgtggtgCAAATTCCCTCATTCAACTTTTGGATGTCTACTTTTATTCGTCAATGGAATAAGTTCGTCAAATGTTTACGTGATAGAGTTTTACTTTACAATGTTGATAAATATTGATCTCCAAGGTCGTAATGCTATCAATACTCCTCATGCGCTTATCCATATTCAATAACATGATCAACCATGCCTGAAAAAATGTTACTGTAAATTTACAGTTGAACGTGATTCCTTCGATACGCCTAATAATATTATCTGGGACATTGAGGATTTAAGTTGCTCTGCTCCCAAATGCACAAATGCAGCATCATTCATCTACTGTGCTTATTGTCATTTATGTTTGGTAACAGATTTCTACAGCAAgggtagcaaaaaaaaataagataaaagataatataaaataagagttttgtctgtacaatgctcagatttgaaaaaagaatggtatttctgtattgatcgtgtacacagtaacagggaaatgcacttttttacttttccataatgtctgtctgtctgtatgtacgtgcatcgcaagagaacggctgaagagcatttaatgaaaattggtatgtaaagccAGGGAATAAGTCACCACAGTCTagcctgtaaataattttattcatgctgagtgaaatggtagtttagggaaaggcctaaaatttaattctcaaatatttatgttattagtagtcctatctatagttatttagtattaaatttccgatcatttatgtcttatacatttttaccgtaccggctatggtaacagtgATATTAATgtatttggatttttattttgcaatttaatacagttttactcacaatgtgtacactacttaGAATTCTGTATCAGTGTAGAATTCTGttgcgaagcaggggtacattagctagtaattATTTAGGCCTATAGCTGAGTATACCAATATCTATCTAGGCTCATATACATGCACAATTACTGCTATGGACAACTAAAATAGATAGAATACTAACTGATCACAGTTAACCTTAGCATTATCAGTCACGCACTTGATGAATGTTCCTTATAAGCTATAAgttttaatttcaaaattaaaataaagttCTGTGCATTTGAAAAAATACCGGTACATAAGAAAAAAGGAATAACTGTTTCTTTAACCATCACATAGCCTACTTCAACAAACTTGAATTGTGAACCTGCATTTCCTTTGTACTTTGAAAGCTTTACAAAACTAGGCTCAGTAAATAACTTACAAAATATAAACAATATCAAGATCTTTGTCAGATTCCTAGCATACACATGCAATCTAATATGATTGTGATTTAGGAACCAGAACAAATAATAACTCACAAAATAACTTTTTAAAGCACATGTATAGTCTCTTTACAAAAGGTATTGATATTAGTGCACAGCTGTTTTGTACAATGAATTATACACAGTTCATGAGAGTGTTTGTAGAACAACACTGCAGCATAACAAATAACATATTTCAAGAGTGAAACTCTGTGTACACAGTACTTTCAAAAATAGATATTTCTTTTAAAGAAATAACTCCTTACTACGGTATCATCATATTCACTTTTTGGTTGCACTCAACCCAATGCCCACAATAAGAGCAAGAATAGTAAATCCTTGGGCTGCAATACGCAATCGCATCATGTACTGAGACATTTGTCTCCGTCCTTGCCTAAAGCTCCACAGCCCATAGGATAAAGCACCAAGTGTTGCCATGCAACCTGAAACAAAGTACCAATTTAGGACTCTTAAAgcacaagaaagaaaataatgtgaTGATAAATTACATTATATTTCACTTAAATTGTTAATGTTATAGGGATTAGGGAACATCctactttataaataaatattttttaaaagaatttgcttcacgtcgcaccgacacacacattggtcttatggcgatgatgggacaggaaaggcctatgagtgggaaggaattggccgtggccttaattaaggtacaaccccaacatttgcctggtgtgaaaatgggaaaccactgaaaaccatcttcagggctgccgacagtggggttcgaacccactatctcccagatgcaagctcacagctgcatgcccctaaccacatgaaCAACTTGCCCAGTACTTTATATTTTGATGGAGCTCCTAATATTTGATTGAAAATGATAAATTTAACCTATACTGAAAGAATTACCGGTAATTCTGTATGCCCTATCTTAAAACTACTGAAATGAGAGGATCAGGACAAGAAAATTAACATGACAGGAAGAAAAACACTTTTACCATTCATTCCAGCTTGTGGGTTAAAGAGATATATAAGCACAATTTAGGTATTACTTGGGATAACATATTCCATTATCACTAGTTATGAGTCACTGTGAATCTAGTACAGAGTGTACTAAATAGTATAAAACTGCTCTGTACTTCACATTCAAGGTATATTTCAGTTAAGCCTTCTTAGCTCACAGGTTATTACATACTTAGGTTTATTTCTAAATGATGACTTCAAACATGATGTtttgaaatgtaaaataataataataataataataataataataataataataataaaatctgaaaATGTATTTCAAAAGGAACCATATGGTCAATTAGTCACAGCTATCATTGATATGTGAAAGAGAAaagcagtaggcctatataaaactGCAAGCTATGTGCAAGAGAGAAAGGGGAAGCAAAATTTCTTAAATCATTTGACCAGTATGAATTATTAGCATTAATATATGTAAGTTTATCATTGAAATTGTTTTGGAtcgatggctattagctgcaatgTATACATAACATTCTTCAGAACTTTCAATAACTGTATATTTCAGTTATGATCCTATGGACAAGCTCACGATTACAGAGAAAAGGAAATGCCAGTTAAATTCACTAATACTTGAAACATACAATATTGCTCCCTATGATTAcacattctaaaaaaaaaaaaaaaaaaaaaaaaaaaaaaaacctctctaaCTAGAATTTAGGCATAACTTATTGCTCTGATGTATATTAGTGTCTCATAAATCCTAAAATAAATCTCCATTAACGGAAAATATTTCACGTAGTGTGACAATACAAACCACAAAGAAGTGTGTTGTGACCGACCCAACCCCAACGTTTCGAAGAAAATTGTGGTGGTGTTATTTTAAGAGGCAACAGGGCGGGATTATTAACCTTCAAAACGTAACAACAACGTGAAGATATTACCGGTGTAAAAGTACAAAGTTGAAAAACCAAACAAGTAGAACTTACCAATAGGAACGAGTGGATTTTCTTTGAATTTACGCACAAATTTTTCTCTGGTTGTTTCTTGATTTACTCGGCTGTCAATGTCTTGCTTGAGTTGTAACCAGTCAAATTCCGGCTCAAGCCCTAAAGATTCTTCTTTCTTACTCATTATAGCTGATTCTTGTTTATGCTTATTTTATACCAGCTGATTATGTCAGGTTATGTTTATGTAAGTGTAGTACCAATAACTCAACTACTTTGTTTACCTTTCCACTCTTTAGGTAGTAAGCAAGGAAATAGCACTATACAAAGTTGGTGACCATACTTGAAAGCTTTCTCAACCCCTTTCCGCCAACGTAACAAATGCAAATGTACATTAAGAGAAAAAGAATGCGGTGTTCTTTTGGATAATAATAGATAATAAACCATCAATACAAGCACCTAACGTAACATATAATCTTAAATTATTGTACTGAAATATTCTTGACACGAATATTCAATTATAGTTATAAAAGTTATAAGATTGATACAATGTTGGTAAGCTAAATGTTCATTTAGTGTTTGTAGTCTCTGCTAGAGTGCTAATACTCCCTATTCTTTGTAATTCTGGTGTATGAAATAAAGACAGCGTAACGCAAATATTATAGTACTTATTGTTCAATGCaggaaaggaaacaaaaaaatCAGTAACATCATTCTCTTGAAAAAAATGTTATAAGTTGTTGATAACGAGCATTGAAAAAATGGAATTACTTATTACAGTAATAATGTCATGCACtttcatttcttaaaaatgttaagtGTGCTGGATAAAAGCAGAGTAGGCCAAATAAACGAATATCTGCAGTTTAATATAAAACTCGTACGTATTCTTCAATCCAGTAATGTTTACTTCAGAAGTTGGTTTAGAGCATCGAAAATCATGTGCCTAaatagccgtgatcgtctagtggttaggacattgcgttgtggccgcaataacccaggttcgaatcctggtcacggcagtgGTAAAACACTGTCACGGTAGGCACTTTTTTCTCACTTCATATGTTAATGGAATAAATTTAAAAGGAAATTCAAGTACTTTCTGCTCTTTAAATGAGTAATCGTTCGTTATTTTATATTACGAGTTTCTAAGTGCAAGTGTAATTatgtatacaaaataagagttttgtctttacaaagcttagaattaaaaaaaaaaaaaaagcatttctgtatcggtcgtgtccccAGTAagaggtggcggtggtggtggtgattactgttttaagatgaagtgcaactaggcaaccatccactatataacactaatcagagagaaaaaatggaaggaatccgacacttcgagaaatgaaggaatcggccaaagaaaggcaagggccacgaagggcatgaaaatgaaagactgcctagccctcgcaaacctaacagcgtcggggtcggaaaagaacaagagttgaccaaggaaggtcggataggatagatgaaagtgaggagcccggcacaagtaagtggaagtaatgccaggactcagctgagggccccgtggtcaccaacccacgctcttgagttcagagcccctggggccctctttagtctcctcttacgacaggcatgggataccgtgggtgttattctaccgcccccacccacagggggtgtcccCAGCAACAAagcaatgcactttttaattttccgtcatgtccgtgtgtgtgtgtacatgtaggcctatgtacgcgcatcacgagaaaatggctgaagagaatttaatgaaaatcggtatgtacagtcgggGAATACGgaaatacaatctaggctatacataattttattcacgttgagtgaaatggtagtttaagggaaggcctaaaatttcattctaaaAATGTATcttattagtggtgctatcgataaatactgcataacaaaagttgtattgaattacatttccgataatttatcttatatatttttgccgtaccggctatgataacagatattcatgaatttcgctTTTTGTTCTTAGATCCATATTAATGCCGAGTCAGGAGAAAATCTGTGACAGAATTGAAAGAAAATCGTAATGTAAATacggggaataaagaactacagtataGGTTATAAATACTGTAACTATATTCaagctggatgaaatggtagttaaggggaaggcgcctaaaatgtattttttaaatgccTAGGTATGTAattatggaatttaatacaatcttattcgcaacgtgtacacgacttcatctagaattctgcatacagtacaatgtagaattccgtagcgaagcacgggtaaaccAGCTATAATAGTAACCTATATtctaatgttcaatcaatcaatcaatcaatcaatcaatcaatcaatcaatcaatcaatcaatcaatcaatactgatctgcatttagggcagtcgcccaggtggcagattccctatctgttgctttcctagcctttttctaaatgatttcaaagaaattggaaatttattgaacatctcccttggtaagttattccaatccctaactccccttcctataaatgaatatttgccccagtttgtcctcttgaattccaactttatcttcatactgtgatctttcctacttttataaacgccattcaaacttattcgtctactaatgtcattccacgccatctctccgctgacagctcggaacataccacttagtcgagcagctcttcttctttctctcaattcttcccaacccaaacattgcaacatttttgtaacgctactcttttgtcggaaatcacccagaacaaatcgagctgcttttctttggattttttccagttcttgaatcaggtaatcctggtgagggtcccatacactggaaccatactctagttggggtcttaccagagacatccttactacaacccctaaacaccgtcataaccatgtgcagagatctgtaccctttatttacaatcccatttatgtgattaccccaatgaagatctttccttatattaacacctagatacttacaatgatccccaaaaggaactttcaccccatcaacgcagtaattaaaactgagaggacttttcctatttgtgaaactcacaacctgacttttaaccccgtttatcaacataccattgcctgctgtccatctcacaacattttcgaggtcacgttgcagttgctcacaatcttgtaacttatttatcactctatagagaataacatcatccgcaaaaagccttacctccgattccactcctttactcatatcatttatatatataagaaaacataaaggtccgataatactgccttgaggaattcccctcttaattattacagggtcagataaagcttcacctactctaattctctaagatctattttctagaaatatagcaaccctttcagtcactcttttgtctagtccaattgcactcaattttgccagtagtctcccatgatccaccctatcaaatgctttagacaggtcaatcgcgatacagtccatttgacctccagaatccaagatatctgctatatcttgctggaatcctacaagttgagcttcagtggaataacctttcctaaaaccgaattgccttctatcgaaccagttattaatttcacaaacatgtctaatataatcagaaagaatgccttcccaaagcttacatacaatgcatgtcaaacttactggcctgtaattttcagctttatgtctatcaccctttcctttatatacaggggctactatagcaactctccattcatctggtatagctcctccgaccaaacaataatcaaataattacttcagatatggtactatatcccaacccattgtctttagtatatccccagaaatctgatcaattccagccgcttttctagttttcaacttttgtatcttattgtaaatgttattgttatcatatgtaaattttattacttccttggccttagtctcctcctctatctcaacatcatccttgtaaccaacaatagaGGGTaataaactgttttgttttatgctacacgtgcattctggcataagtcataatataggagtagggtttgcctagtagctctcagcacatatagcaagagaattactaatatcgacggctaagaacgagagggtaaaaacaaactATTGAGATGACAGTTATCATTACTTTATCCATGAATTATAAACTGTACCATGAGACCAGTATTGTCTTATTTACAAATGCAAGACTATACAATTACATGCTATAGGCCTacgtagaaccccgtttatccgaaataaaggggggcggagccacttcagtTGACGCGTTTTTACGGATGAcagatggtaaatattttcggaagttaaatgtcgaaataaaaatgcataaactctgttaagcaatgCTGCACACTGTACATTAACATTagaatgtttacataatgtcactcattgtataaaatcagtgattttcttctgaattttcttggtgcagcgctgtcgtgcagctatgtcgcgccactgtttaatacatcagctggtgtaggttCATTGCTTttttcaacaaagcgcaaagcaatctgagaTAATTAAACACTTTTTtggttactactgaactgaatactgtatacggtaattttattagagaactgtaattaaagcgtgtggtactgtattttaataaaaattcgaaatcaatcttacctccaatgcattaaatccatcatctgctgtaactcgattctcagaactgctattgtcaagttcggagtcgtctgcataatcttcatgacgaatacaacaacaacaacaacaacaacaacaacaacaacaacaacaacaacaacaataataataataataataataataataataataataataataataataataattcctgctcgTTCAAGAAAAATTGcgtcatggaacgaactagagggtaataaactgttttgttttatgctacacgtgcattctggcataagtcataatatagaagtagggtttgcctagtagctctcagcacatatagcaagagaattactaatatcgacggctaagaacgagagggtaaaaacaaactATTGAAGTACAAcattgccagagcatttcggttaagccgggtttcggttaagcgaagttcggttaagcggggttatACTGTATTTACTGGTCCTACTTTCGTCGCTACAGGCTTTTCATTCATACTTAACATGTACTTTATATTAAACAGTCTCTTTTGCATACAAAGATATTAATCCGCtatcagggccggattaagggggtAGGGGCTAGAGGGGCTGctgccccgggccccgcgtgccaaggggccccggcctttgaccgaacctaaaattgtataaaaaggcttGCTGCTCCAACTCCGTGCATGTaaatgaatatttacgctcgcaaaatatcgaacacgcactcttccttccttcttatcagttgtccgcgtttgtatttcatcactgctagaatcaattaccgtccggaaaCACGAatcaggagagctcagtgggtacaaaactgtaggcgtggcAAATagcaatctacagataattccttcttgtgcgcggttagtgaagttatacattcgtattgcagtattcctgaataataatatgtttatatgaacgatgttttatatgtactttcttctagcataattttgaagaatcgcaatttgaactaaagaagGCAGATGGAcgtaaactactcaagtggaattccatcccatcaattttcaacgtccctaatccacccaagtctttgacatataataggaaacctcccaaagaaagagaattgtctttcaaaacaagcaagaaacgtatcaggaaatgtgtaatagtagtattgatgtttatgaac is drawn from Anabrus simplex isolate iqAnaSimp1 chromosome 1, ASM4041472v1, whole genome shotgun sequence and contains these coding sequences:
- the LOC136869139 gene encoding HIG1 domain family member 2A, mitochondrial produces the protein MSKKEESLGLEPEFDWLQLKQDIDSRVNQETTREKFVRKFKENPLVPIGCMATLGALSYGLWSFRQGRRQMSQYMMRLRIAAQGFTILALIVGIGLSATKK